A genomic stretch from Gammaproteobacteria bacterium includes:
- the fabF gene encoding beta-ketoacyl-ACP synthase II has product MEKRRVVITGLGMVSPVGLTVQESWAAILAGKSGIGPITHFDVSQFSTRFGGSIKDFDPARYIPAKDIKKMDPFIHYGIAAAKEAIADAGLTVTEANAERIGVAVGSGIGGLPGIEKGHLAYLEGGPRKISPFYVPSNIINMISGNLSIMYGMKGPNFAIVTACSTGGHNIGMAARLIEYGDADVMVAGGAEMATSPTGLGGFCSARALSTRNDDPATASRPWDRDRDGFVLADGAGVIVLEEYEYAKRRGARIYAELIGSGMSGDAYHMTLPSEGGEGARRCMENALRNAHIEPHQVDYINAHGTSTPSGDKAETLAVKAAFGDHAHKVAISSTKSMTGHLLGAAGGIEAIFSILAIRDQVAPPTINLFTPDPECDLDYVPNAARPMKIDVVLSNSFGFGGTNGTLVFSRLR; this is encoded by the coding sequence GTGGAAAAAAGACGCGTCGTCATCACCGGGCTCGGCATGGTCTCGCCGGTCGGCCTTACCGTGCAGGAGTCGTGGGCGGCTATCCTGGCCGGTAAGAGCGGCATCGGTCCGATCACGCACTTCGACGTCAGCCAATTCTCCACCCGCTTCGGGGGCAGCATTAAGGACTTCGACCCGGCCCGCTACATCCCCGCGAAGGACATCAAGAAAATGGATCCCTTTATCCATTACGGCATTGCCGCGGCCAAGGAGGCGATCGCCGACGCCGGGCTCACCGTAACCGAGGCCAATGCCGAACGCATTGGCGTTGCCGTCGGCTCGGGGATAGGCGGGCTGCCGGGCATCGAGAAAGGTCATCTCGCTTATCTGGAGGGGGGACCACGCAAGATTTCGCCGTTCTACGTCCCCAGCAACATCATCAATATGATCTCCGGCAATCTGTCCATTATGTACGGCATGAAGGGGCCGAATTTCGCCATCGTCACCGCCTGTTCGACCGGTGGGCACAACATCGGCATGGCCGCACGCCTCATCGAATACGGGGATGCCGATGTGATGGTCGCGGGCGGCGCCGAGATGGCGACCTCACCCACGGGCCTGGGCGGATTTTGCTCCGCACGTGCCTTGTCCACACGCAATGACGACCCCGCGACCGCCAGCCGGCCGTGGGACCGTGACCGCGACGGCTTCGTCCTCGCCGACGGCGCGGGCGTGATCGTGCTGGAGGAATATGAGTACGCCAAACGGCGCGGCGCGAGAATCTACGCCGAGTTGATCGGCTCAGGGATGAGCGGCGATGCGTATCACATGACCCTACCGTCGGAAGGCGGGGAGGGCGCACGCCGCTGCATGGAGAACGCCCTGCGCAACGCCCACATTGAACCCCACCAAGTGGACTACATCAACGCGCACGGCACCTCGACGCCTTCCGGCGACAAGGCCGAGACCCTCGCCGTGAAGGCCGCCTTTGGCGATCATGCCCACAAGGTCGCCATCAGCTCCACCAAATCCATGACCGGCCACCTGCTGGGGGCGGCCGGGGGAATCGAGGCCATCTTCAGTATCCTGGCCATCCGCGACCAGGTCGCCCCGCCGACCATCAACCTGTTCACACCCGATCCTGAATGCGATCTGGATTATGTGCCCAACGCGGCGCGCCCCATGAAGATTGACGTGGTGCTGTCAAACTCCTTTGGTTTCGGCGGCACCAACGGCACGCTGGTCTTCAGCCGTTTGCGTTGA